The following coding sequences are from one Limibacillus halophilus window:
- a CDS encoding gp53-like domain-containing protein, whose protein sequence is MSVTTETNKIFYEGNGITDTFFFPFPVLEAEHLKVNLRAPDGTETESLLDATDGHFVLLEMQGEAGASVTFTSPPQDEHLVLIRRIVPLTQDAEYTAGDPFPAESHERVLDHRAMAEQQLQEQLSRVIKVPETDQSEDLLLPNEIVRANKLFGFDDLGAPEAVTKESLITDVLSVHDDASFVGTIGVNKPLNFAANLSATLDASGGVAVAVEGGQGSGLDADLFDGRDSADFAKLGAADANLFLGEQTFNHNVTFKADQAIVKFNGGAGSSNTDWNLRLIDEGEAGPIPPTLMLGYETGTNSNWALQITPSAKILRSDSDGLFYDGKLLAFDTGNPGNVPDASTTEKGIIEIATQAEVDSGGDSERAVTPTTLNTWAAGASGFLPVTGGTLTGNLRLANDNGIIEIARGDGTVAASWWTPVGEPEKPRFRVHDPADPNNWTAMRLEHQGDLFWRGLKLWGQHNDGSGSGLDADLLHGFIQSDQPTANTLARRQNDGSLLALTEISAQAPVANGESAFVLRGGGGAVRSEIRYDGVTEGLSLRLFGGAGTLRNEISLNADGSISINGQPLLTGGEGVLADPGYQVFGNGLILQWLNAAAGRGVPKFAAFPMTFPNAVLGVVTGETGGDAVVAAVTASGVSLQGPAGAEAPNTSAFCLSIGY, encoded by the coding sequence ATGTCGGTTACAACCGAAACAAACAAGATTTTTTATGAAGGTAACGGAATCACCGATACCTTCTTTTTCCCCTTTCCTGTACTGGAAGCTGAACATCTTAAAGTCAATCTGAGAGCACCTGACGGAACTGAAACCGAATCACTGTTAGATGCTACGGATGGTCACTTTGTGCTTTTAGAAATGCAGGGCGAGGCAGGCGCATCAGTTACATTTACGAGCCCCCCGCAAGACGAACACCTCGTTCTTATCCGTCGGATTGTACCTTTGACACAAGATGCGGAGTACACAGCCGGAGACCCTTTCCCCGCTGAGTCACACGAACGAGTGTTAGACCACAGAGCGATGGCTGAGCAACAACTTCAAGAGCAGTTAAGCCGTGTCATTAAGGTTCCAGAGACCGATCAAAGCGAAGATTTGCTACTGCCAAATGAAATCGTTAGGGCAAATAAACTTTTTGGATTTGATGACCTGGGTGCGCCAGAGGCCGTAACGAAAGAATCGCTGATCACCGACGTCTTATCAGTACATGACGATGCAAGCTTCGTAGGTACGATCGGCGTCAACAAGCCGCTCAATTTTGCTGCGAATCTTAGTGCCACTCTCGATGCATCAGGAGGGGTCGCGGTTGCGGTGGAAGGCGGGCAAGGATCGGGGCTTGATGCTGATCTCTTCGATGGACGTGACAGTGCTGACTTCGCCAAGCTAGGAGCGGCAGATGCAAACCTCTTCTTGGGGGAACAGACCTTCAATCACAATGTCACCTTTAAAGCAGATCAAGCGATTGTCAAATTCAATGGCGGCGCGGGATCAAGCAACACCGACTGGAATCTGCGGCTTATAGACGAAGGTGAAGCCGGGCCGATTCCCCCAACCTTGATGCTTGGTTATGAGACTGGCACCAACAGCAATTGGGCCCTTCAGATCACACCGTCAGCGAAGATCCTCCGGTCAGATTCGGACGGGCTTTTTTATGACGGCAAGCTTCTAGCATTTGATACCGGGAACCCCGGAAACGTGCCTGATGCAAGCACGACGGAGAAGGGGATTATAGAAATTGCAACGCAAGCTGAGGTGGATAGTGGGGGCGATAGCGAACGCGCGGTAACCCCAACGACACTAAATACCTGGGCTGCTGGTGCCTCGGGATTCTTACCCGTGACCGGTGGCACGTTAACCGGGAATCTTAGGTTGGCGAACGACAATGGAATCATAGAAATTGCCCGTGGCGACGGCACTGTTGCCGCAAGTTGGTGGACACCTGTAGGGGAGCCGGAAAAGCCGCGGTTCAGGGTGCATGATCCGGCGGACCCAAACAATTGGACCGCTATGCGATTGGAACATCAAGGGGACCTTTTCTGGCGTGGGTTAAAACTTTGGGGTCAACACAATGACGGTAGCGGTTCAGGATTGGATGCTGATTTACTGCATGGATTCATCCAAAGTGATCAACCGACCGCGAACACGCTAGCGCGCCGTCAAAACGACGGATCGCTACTTGCGCTAACGGAAATTAGCGCGCAGGCGCCGGTCGCCAATGGAGAGAGCGCTTTTGTCTTGCGTGGCGGTGGCGGTGCTGTGCGAAGTGAAATTCGGTATGACGGCGTTACGGAAGGGCTATCCCTGCGGCTCTTTGGAGGCGCCGGAACATTGCGTAACGAGATTTCGCTGAACGCGGATGGCTCTATTTCCATAAATGGCCAACCCCTGTTGACCGGGGGAGAAGGTGTGCTCGCCGATCCGGGGTATCAAGTCTTCGGCAACGGATTGATTTTGCAGTGGCTAAACGCCGCTGCGGGCCGAGGCGTTCCAAAATTCGCGGCGTTCCCGATGACATTCCCAAATGCCGTGCTTGGAGTGGTAACGGGTGAAACTGGCGGCGATGCGGTAGTTGCCGCAGTCACTGCATCTGGCGTTTCCCTGCAGGGTCCTGCGGGCGCGGAAGCCCCAAACACAAGCGCCTTTTGCCTTTCAATAGGATATTGA